A region of Periplaneta americana isolate PAMFEO1 chromosome 16, P.americana_PAMFEO1_priV1, whole genome shotgun sequence DNA encodes the following proteins:
- the LOC138691995 gene encoding autophagy-related protein 101-like: protein MNARSQTFELTVESRQVDEAVASIFHTVLFHRSLGKFMYKQEGSYSVGTIGYEEVDCDFIDFTYVRCSSENLDRVLKKEISDFSEGLRGSDGPGCGQISLEFFQKKKTRWPFQPECIIPWEVWTVRLELIKVNNEQERQMCREKVGDMLGDQIIYIAEVMNRHEYVPKMPNHSEVDLIFDTSYPHLQPYLFKVSFTSSAPTNTSVGTTMKKLIKETLSL from the coding sequence ATGAATGCAAGATCACAGACTTTTGAATTGACTGTTGAAAGCCGTCAAGTTGATGAAGCTGTTGCCAGTATATTTCACACAGTCCTTTTCCATCGTTCCCTTGGAAAATTCATGTACAAACAGGAAGGCAGCTACTCCGTTGGGACTATTGGATATGAAGAAGTTGACTGCGACTTTATCGATTTCACTTATGTACGCTGCTCGTCAGAAAATCTGGACAGAGTTTTGAAAAAGGAAATCTCAGATTTCTCTGAAGGATTACGTGGAAGTGATGGGCCTGGCTGTGGTCAGATTTCACTCGAGTTCTTCCAGAAGAAAAAAACAAGATGGCCATTTCAGCCAGAATGTATTATTCCATGGGAGGTTTGGACTGTTAGACTCGAACTGATTAAAGTCAATAATGAGCAAGAACGACAGATGTGCAGGGAGAAAGTAGGCGATATGTTGGGTGACCAGATCATTTACATTGCCGAAGTTATGAACAGGCATGAATACGTCCCAAAAATGCCCAATCACTCGGAAGTAGACTTAATTTTCGATACATCTTATCCACATCTCCAGCCGTATTTATTTAAGGTGTCATTTACGTCATCTGCTCCCACAAACACGTCTGTAGGCACAACAATGAAGAAATTAATCAAAGAAACATTATCTCTGTGA